A part of Streptomyces sp. DSM 40750 genomic DNA contains:
- a CDS encoding sensor histidine kinase, whose translation MRAPVQKTRPRRAGKQAASKASAASPNQQGTAQAQAPTVGTGRKAHVRNRLIVAVAVVAAAIAGAGAPSILAASEQLHDTQSLVTLAGRTQETLTLAHALADERDEITAYIAAGRPRSAAPSEQRADRVDRQVQELSADTDTSAARRETIESAESIAGVREAALSGKSTALEAHQAYTAVVTELHALAEELAEQLPPRAGGGAYALAELDTAVQQAAAARGLLVAALSVPTTTQTVIDPTTGLPTTTTGASAADEKQRDSLTAAAQQARVRSDAALAHFRETAPAATRSSYDATVTGPEADTADKYLTGLTDQPTLSDREAGTSAKKVDAALSARVDLMRGAESSLYDRRTKDLAQLRDEDVTALEIRIAVLGALMLLAVGVATGMARSLTRPLAVLRIGSARVAGDPATEEPVKFTGRNDEFAQVVRSVNALHAHALALHERLAPLEGDRKHLIGQRRTMADDRDRLRAELAEATAHLTKVQHSVHATFVNLALRTLGLVERQLAVIEALEEREQDPDRLATLFKLDHFATVMRRHSENLLVLAGHEHVQHHAGAVPLVDVVRAAVSEIERYERVRIAELPPGAHVAGFAADDLSHLLAELLENGTSFSPPEMSVEVSGWLMENGEITLSVQDGGIGVAPDRLAKLNARLTDFDPEAPYDKENGEGLGLGLYVVARLAHRLGTPVRLQEHGPGGTAAVVVLPRGLLAPTPAVPVGTAVTTGVITPVLSLPGADAEANSNVLPGRPVAVREPEGDGDPLIEAAERALLASEAVGTAAEAAEAAGTVVPEDDAPRGRAESVSETTMELFAPVAPGTAADEDIDEEDADDPYTREPDTHERAADEGDAARPAEVSRAGAEETPRLTDKGLPKRTPRITTHTPTTPRPRLGGVNAEELRRRLGGFHQGAKEGRRDVEAEIAEQSGETRMPVTHEYRTEAVDTTGGTSEEESS comes from the coding sequence ATGCGAGCACCGGTGCAGAAGACGCGGCCTCGGCGCGCAGGCAAGCAGGCAGCTTCGAAGGCCTCCGCGGCCTCCCCGAACCAGCAGGGGACGGCACAGGCGCAGGCCCCCACCGTCGGCACCGGACGGAAGGCGCACGTACGCAACCGGCTCATCGTCGCCGTGGCCGTCGTCGCCGCCGCCATAGCGGGCGCGGGGGCACCCTCGATCCTCGCCGCCTCGGAGCAACTGCACGACACCCAGAGCCTGGTGACGCTCGCCGGGCGGACCCAGGAGACGCTCACCCTCGCGCACGCGCTGGCCGACGAGCGTGACGAGATCACCGCGTACATCGCCGCCGGGCGGCCCAGGTCGGCCGCGCCCAGCGAGCAGCGCGCCGACCGCGTCGACCGCCAGGTCCAGGAACTGAGTGCGGACACCGACACCTCCGCCGCGCGGCGGGAGACCATCGAGAGCGCCGAGTCCATCGCCGGCGTACGGGAAGCGGCGCTCTCGGGGAAGAGCACCGCTCTCGAAGCGCACCAGGCGTACACCGCCGTCGTCACCGAACTCCACGCCCTCGCCGAGGAACTGGCCGAGCAGCTGCCGCCCCGGGCGGGCGGCGGCGCGTACGCGCTGGCCGAGCTCGACACCGCCGTCCAGCAGGCCGCCGCCGCCCGCGGTCTGCTCGTCGCCGCGCTCAGCGTCCCGACGACCACCCAGACGGTCATCGACCCGACCACCGGGCTGCCCACCACCACGACCGGCGCCTCAGCCGCGGACGAGAAACAGCGCGACAGCCTCACCGCCGCCGCCCAGCAGGCCCGCGTCCGCTCCGACGCCGCCCTCGCCCACTTCCGCGAGACCGCGCCCGCCGCCACCCGCTCCTCGTACGACGCCACGGTCACCGGCCCCGAGGCCGACACCGCCGACAAGTACCTGACGGGCCTCACGGACCAGCCCACGCTCTCCGACAGAGAGGCGGGCACCAGCGCGAAGAAGGTCGACGCGGCGCTCTCCGCCCGCGTGGACCTGATGCGCGGCGCCGAGTCCTCCCTCTACGACCGGCGCACCAAGGACCTCGCCCAGCTGCGCGACGAGGACGTCACCGCCCTGGAGATCCGGATCGCCGTCCTCGGCGCCCTGATGCTCCTCGCCGTCGGCGTCGCCACCGGCATGGCCCGCTCCCTCACCCGCCCGCTCGCGGTGCTGCGCATCGGCTCCGCCCGCGTCGCCGGCGACCCGGCCACCGAGGAACCGGTCAAGTTCACCGGCCGCAACGACGAGTTCGCCCAGGTCGTACGCTCCGTCAACGCGCTCCACGCGCACGCCCTCGCCCTGCACGAGCGGCTCGCGCCGCTGGAGGGCGACCGCAAGCACCTCATCGGCCAGCGCCGGACCATGGCCGACGACCGCGACCGGCTGCGCGCCGAACTCGCCGAGGCCACCGCCCATCTGACGAAGGTCCAGCACAGCGTCCACGCCACCTTCGTCAACCTCGCGCTGCGCACCCTCGGCCTCGTCGAGCGCCAGCTGGCCGTCATCGAGGCCCTGGAGGAGCGCGAGCAGGACCCCGACCGGCTCGCCACCCTCTTCAAGCTCGACCACTTCGCGACCGTCATGCGCCGCCACAGCGAGAACCTCCTCGTCCTGGCCGGCCACGAGCACGTCCAGCACCACGCCGGAGCCGTCCCGCTCGTCGACGTCGTCCGCGCCGCGGTCAGCGAGATCGAGCGCTACGAACGCGTCCGCATCGCCGAGCTGCCGCCGGGCGCGCACGTCGCCGGGTTCGCCGCCGACGACCTCAGCCACCTCCTCGCCGAACTCCTGGAGAACGGCACGTCGTTCTCGCCGCCGGAGATGTCCGTCGAGGTCTCCGGCTGGCTGATGGAGAACGGCGAGATCACCCTCTCCGTCCAGGACGGCGGCATCGGTGTCGCCCCCGACCGGCTCGCGAAGCTCAACGCCCGCCTCACCGACTTCGACCCCGAGGCGCCCTACGACAAGGAGAACGGCGAGGGACTCGGCCTCGGCCTGTACGTCGTCGCCCGCCTCGCCCACCGGCTCGGCACCCCCGTACGGCTCCAGGAGCACGGCCCGGGCGGCACCGCCGCGGTCGTCGTCCTGCCCAGGGGGCTGCTGGCCCCCACGCCCGCCGTGCCCGTGGGCACGGCGGTCACAACGGGCGTGATCACACCCGTGCTCTCCCTGCCGGGTGCCGACGCCGAGGCCAACTCGAACGTCCTGCCCGGCCGTCCCGTCGCCGTACGCGAGCCGGAGGGCGACGGCGACCCGCTCATCGAGGCGGCCGAGCGGGCACTGCTGGCGTCGGAGGCCGTGGGGACGGCCGCCGAAGCGGCGGAGGCCGCCGGGACCGTCGTACCGGAAGACGACGCACCCCGGGGCCGGGCCGAGTCCGTGTCCGAGACGACGATGGAGCTCTTCGCTCCGGTGGCCCCGGGGACGGCCGCCGACGAGGACATCGACGAAGAGGACGCCGACGACCCGTACACGAGGGAACCCGACACCCATGAGCGCGCCGCCGACGAAGGGGACGCGGCGCGCCCGGCGGAGGTGTCACGGGCCGGGGCGGAGGAGACCCCGCGTCTCACCGACAAGGGTCTGCCCAAGCGCACGCCCAGGATCACCACGCACACGCCCACGACTCCGAGGCCACGGCTCGGGGGCGTGAACGCCGAGGAGCTGCGCCGTCGGCTCGGCGGCTTCCACCAGGGGGCCAAGGAGGGGCGCCGCGACGTCGAGGCGGAGATCGCCGAGCAGTCGGGCGAGACGCGGATGCCCGTGACACATGAGTACCGGACAGAGGCAGTTGACACCACGGGGGGCACTTCCGAGGAGGAAAGCAGTTGA
- a CDS encoding roadblock/LC7 domain-containing protein, translating to MTAPITFGLSSEARNLHWLLTNLVEEVPGLLSVAVVSSDGLLLLSSDPGRNAEARQAQDERPQGPRGSAADLATIVSGIGSLTIGAAKLMAFGGVKQTMVAMDEGSLFVMSISDGSLLGVHGAPDCDMSVVAYHMALFVGRAGHVLTPELRSELRKSLEAEAAGSSR from the coding sequence TTGACCGCGCCCATTACCTTCGGACTGAGCAGTGAAGCCCGTAACCTGCACTGGCTGCTGACCAACCTCGTCGAGGAGGTGCCGGGACTGCTGTCGGTCGCGGTGGTCTCCTCCGACGGCCTGCTGCTGCTCTCCTCCGACCCCGGCAGAAACGCCGAGGCCCGCCAGGCCCAGGACGAGCGGCCCCAGGGCCCCCGGGGCTCGGCCGCCGACCTGGCCACCATCGTCTCCGGCATCGGCAGCCTCACCATCGGCGCCGCCAAGCTGATGGCGTTCGGCGGGGTCAAGCAGACGATGGTCGCGATGGACGAGGGCAGCCTCTTCGTGATGTCGATCAGCGACGGCTCGCTGCTCGGCGTGCACGGCGCCCCCGACTGCGACATGAGTGTGGTGGCGTACCACATGGCGCTCTTCGTCGGCCGGGCCGGCCACGTCCTCACCCCGGAACTCCGCAGCGAACTCCGTAAGTCCCTGGAGGCCGAGGCGGCCGGGAGCAGCCGATGA
- a CDS encoding DUF742 domain-containing protein gives MSGQKKSEARAPETGQAKRPAAPKGARKLPVRGGDRKPARVRPYSLTGGRTRFGHVLLVETFVAVLEAPAERRELANGSLNTKVMPEMRAIVELCRRMRTVAEIAALLKMPLGVVRVLLSDLADQGKIRVYGTGHGPGQPDRALLERVLSGLRRL, from the coding sequence ATGAGCGGCCAGAAGAAGAGCGAGGCGCGCGCCCCCGAGACCGGTCAGGCGAAGCGGCCGGCCGCGCCGAAGGGCGCCAGGAAACTCCCCGTGCGCGGCGGCGACCGCAAACCCGCCCGCGTACGCCCCTACTCGCTCACCGGCGGCCGGACCCGCTTCGGTCACGTCCTGCTCGTGGAGACGTTCGTCGCCGTACTCGAAGCCCCGGCGGAGCGGCGCGAGTTGGCGAATGGTTCACTCAACACCAAGGTGATGCCCGAGATGCGGGCCATCGTCGAACTCTGCCGCCGTATGCGGACGGTGGCGGAGATCGCCGCGCTGCTGAAAATGCCGCTCGGTGTGGTCCGCGTCCTCCTCAGCGATCTCGCGGACCAGGGAAAGATCCGTGTGTACGGAACAGGTCACGGACCGGGACAGCCGGACCGCGCTCTGCTGGAAAGGGTGCTGAGTGGACTCCGCCGTCTCTGA
- a CDS encoding GTP-binding protein, with product MVDAVAPGAEPEEELKPWQSDLSRAPIATKIVVAGGFGVGKTTFVGAVSEITPLKTEALMTEAGAATDDLSATPDKLTTTVAMDYGRITLYDDLVLYLFGTPGQERFWFMWDDMVRGAIGAVVLADTRRLGDCFPALDYFESCGLPYVVAVNEFDGSVRFDPEDVRDALTVPAHVPVMIMDARSRVSAMETLLALCAHAISVTPE from the coding sequence GTGGTGGACGCCGTCGCGCCCGGGGCGGAGCCCGAGGAGGAGCTGAAACCCTGGCAGTCCGACCTCTCCCGGGCCCCCATCGCCACGAAGATCGTGGTGGCGGGCGGCTTCGGCGTCGGCAAGACCACCTTCGTCGGCGCGGTCTCCGAGATCACCCCCCTCAAGACCGAGGCGCTGATGACCGAGGCCGGCGCCGCCACGGACGACCTCTCCGCGACGCCGGACAAGTTGACCACCACCGTGGCCATGGACTACGGCCGCATCACCCTCTACGACGACCTGGTCCTCTACCTGTTCGGCACGCCCGGCCAGGAGCGGTTCTGGTTCATGTGGGACGACATGGTGCGCGGCGCGATCGGCGCGGTCGTCCTCGCCGACACCCGCCGCCTCGGCGACTGCTTCCCCGCGCTCGACTACTTCGAGAGCTGCGGACTGCCGTACGTCGTCGCTGTCAACGAGTTCGACGGCAGTGTGCGGTTCGACCCGGAGGACGTACGGGACGCCTTGACCGTGCCCGCGCATGTACCTGTCATGATCATGGACGCGCGCAGCCGGGTCTCGGCGATGGAGACCCTGCTGGCGCTGTGCGCGCACGCGATATCCGTCACCCCCGAGTAG
- a CDS encoding styrene monooxygenase/indole monooxygenase family protein — protein MRKILVVGAGQSGLQLALGLQSHGYEVSLMSNRTADEIRQGRVMSTQCMFHTALQHERDLQLNFWESQAPQIEGLGVSVAGPGSERVIDWVGSLDGYAQSVDQRVKMAGWMDTFAQRGGQLVIHGAAVSDLDYFSRVYDLVLVAAGKGELVSMFARDAARSPFTQPQRALAVAYVHGLGPRPEHPDYEAVRCNLVPGVGELFVMPTLTTSGPAHILFWEGIPGGPLDVFEGVADPAEHLSLTLELMERFTPWEAARARDVELTDAGGVLAGRYTPVVREPVAHLPGGGVVLGVADVVVANDPVTGQGSNTAAKCAATYLQAIVEHGEKEFDEVWMRRTFERYWAQTAAPTTKWTNAMLGVPPEHVLNLIGAAGALPRVADRFANGFDDPADFENYFFEAEKAEAYLSEVAGS, from the coding sequence ATGCGGAAGATTCTCGTCGTCGGAGCCGGCCAGTCCGGGCTCCAGCTCGCCCTCGGCCTCCAGTCGCACGGCTACGAGGTCAGCCTGATGTCCAACCGCACGGCGGACGAGATCCGCCAGGGCCGGGTCATGTCGACGCAGTGCATGTTCCACACCGCCCTCCAGCACGAGCGCGATCTCCAGCTGAACTTCTGGGAGTCCCAGGCCCCGCAGATCGAAGGGCTCGGCGTCTCCGTCGCCGGGCCGGGCTCGGAGCGTGTCATCGACTGGGTCGGCAGCCTCGACGGATACGCCCAGTCCGTCGACCAGCGGGTCAAGATGGCCGGCTGGATGGACACCTTCGCCCAGCGTGGCGGTCAGCTCGTGATCCACGGCGCGGCCGTCTCCGACCTCGACTACTTCTCCCGCGTCTACGACCTGGTGCTCGTCGCGGCGGGCAAGGGCGAGCTGGTCTCCATGTTCGCGCGCGACGCCGCGCGCTCCCCCTTCACCCAGCCGCAGCGCGCCCTCGCCGTCGCCTATGTCCACGGCCTCGGCCCCCGCCCAGAGCACCCCGACTACGAGGCGGTCCGCTGCAACCTCGTCCCCGGCGTCGGCGAGCTCTTCGTCATGCCGACGCTCACGACCTCAGGGCCGGCCCACATCCTGTTCTGGGAGGGCATACCCGGCGGCCCGCTGGACGTCTTCGAGGGCGTCGCCGACCCGGCCGAACACCTCTCCCTGACTCTGGAACTCATGGAGCGGTTCACTCCGTGGGAGGCGGCGCGAGCGCGTGACGTCGAACTGACCGACGCGGGTGGCGTGCTGGCGGGCCGGTACACCCCTGTGGTGCGCGAGCCCGTCGCCCACTTGCCCGGCGGTGGGGTCGTCCTCGGCGTGGCCGATGTCGTCGTCGCCAATGATCCCGTCACGGGGCAGGGATCCAATACGGCGGCCAAGTGCGCAGCAACGTATCTGCAGGCGATCGTCGAGCATGGGGAGAAGGAGTTCGACGAGGTCTGGATGCGCCGGACGTTCGAGCGGTACTGGGCTCAGACGGCGGCGCCGACGACCAAGTGGACCAACGCCATGCTCGGCGTGCCGCCGGAGCATGTGCTGAATCTGATCGGTGCGGCGGGGGCGTTGCCGCGGGTGGCTGACCGGTTCGCCAACGGGTTCGACGATCCGGCGGATTTCGAGAACTACTTCTTCGAGGCGGAGAAGGCGGAGGCGTATCTGTCGGAGGTCGCGGGATCCTAG
- a CDS encoding C40 family peptidase, which translates to MSGRLLRLVSTAAVTVLTAGALLTTAPTPVMAAPEPPAANDGTGVDAETDVATQTGTGTGTETASPDNRSIAGLLTDLQRLHREAEEATEAYNATDEELAKQRAEVAKLDRRLVAARLSLHDSRGAAGRLARQQYQNSSTALSPYVRLLLARDPHRALEQGHVIGQVARERADTVERLVGSEQDSDALARKARAALDRQLTLTERRKKERDDVRDRLAEVEKLLASLTAEQLADIEKLEKDRTAEAQRDLVASGALSTVRPPTRTGAKALRHAVAQLGKPYEWGAEGPKTYDCSGLTSQAWSRAGRPIPRTSQEQWARLPRVPLDQLRPGDLVVYFPKATHVALYLGDGLVVQAPRPHARIKVSPIAANPVLGAVRPDPQEKPLKEFTPPKLPAGAREGSDEGYDAW; encoded by the coding sequence GTGTCAGGAAGGCTTCTGCGCCTGGTCAGTACGGCAGCGGTCACGGTGCTCACGGCCGGCGCCCTCCTCACCACGGCGCCCACACCGGTCATGGCCGCGCCGGAACCCCCCGCCGCCAACGACGGCACCGGCGTGGACGCGGAGACAGACGTGGCCACGCAGACCGGCACCGGCACCGGCACCGAGACCGCCTCCCCCGACAACCGCTCGATCGCCGGCCTCCTCACCGATCTCCAGCGGCTCCATCGCGAGGCCGAGGAGGCCACCGAGGCGTACAACGCGACCGACGAGGAGCTGGCCAAGCAGCGGGCCGAGGTGGCGAAGCTGGACCGGCGGCTCGTGGCGGCCCGCCTCTCCCTGCACGACAGCCGGGGCGCGGCCGGCCGGCTGGCCCGCCAGCAGTACCAGAACAGCAGCACCGCGCTCTCCCCGTACGTACGGCTCCTCCTCGCCCGCGACCCGCACCGGGCGCTGGAGCAGGGCCATGTGATCGGGCAGGTCGCGCGGGAACGGGCCGACACGGTCGAGCGGCTGGTCGGCAGCGAACAGGACTCCGACGCGCTCGCCCGCAAGGCCCGCGCGGCCCTCGACCGGCAGCTCACCCTCACCGAGCGCCGCAAGAAGGAACGCGACGACGTACGCGACCGCCTGGCCGAGGTGGAGAAGCTCCTCGCCTCCCTCACCGCCGAACAGCTCGCCGACATCGAGAAATTGGAGAAGGACCGCACGGCGGAGGCCCAGCGGGACCTCGTCGCCTCCGGGGCCCTCAGCACCGTACGCCCGCCGACCCGCACCGGCGCGAAGGCCCTGCGCCACGCCGTCGCCCAGCTGGGCAAGCCCTACGAGTGGGGCGCCGAGGGCCCGAAAACGTACGACTGCTCAGGCCTCACCTCACAGGCCTGGTCCCGAGCGGGCCGCCCCATCCCCCGCACCAGCCAGGAACAGTGGGCCCGACTCCCCCGGGTCCCCCTGGACCAGCTCCGTCCGGGCGACCTGGTCGTCTATTTCCCGAAGGCCACCCACGTGGCCCTCTACCTGGGCGACGGCCTGGTCGTCCAGGCCCCCCGCCCCCACGCGAGGATCAAGGTCTCCCCCATCGCGGCCAACCCGGTCCTCGGCGCAGTACGCCCGGATCCCCAGGAGAAGCCCTTGAAGGAGTTCACGCCCCCGAAGCTCCCGGCCGGGGCGCGGGAGGGCTCGGACGAGGGCTACGACGCTTGGTGA
- a CDS encoding TetR/AcrR family transcriptional regulator: protein MTSEAPTRAYRRLSVEERRSQLLDAALELFAHHAPEDVSLDDVAEAAGVSRPLVYRYFPGGKQQLYEAALRSAAEELEQCFDEPAEGPLTSRLSRALDRYLAFVDEHDTGFSALLQGGSVVETSRATAIVDGVRRAAADHIIRHLDVAEPGLRLRMTVRMWITSVEAASLIWLDEGKQPDVGELRDWLVEQFVACLLATAGRDSQTAAVIRHALTVETPAGAVGTLARRILPVVGDAAHLL from the coding sequence ATGACGTCCGAGGCCCCCACCCGCGCGTACCGCCGACTGAGTGTGGAAGAGCGGCGCAGCCAGCTGCTGGACGCGGCGCTGGAGCTGTTCGCGCACCACGCGCCGGAGGACGTCTCCCTCGACGACGTGGCGGAGGCGGCCGGGGTCTCCCGCCCCCTCGTCTACCGCTACTTCCCCGGCGGCAAGCAGCAGCTCTACGAGGCGGCCCTGCGCTCGGCCGCCGAGGAGCTGGAGCAGTGCTTCGACGAGCCGGCCGAGGGCCCCCTCACCAGCCGTCTGTCCCGCGCCCTCGACCGCTACCTGGCCTTCGTGGACGAGCACGACACCGGCTTCAGCGCCCTCCTCCAGGGCGGCAGCGTCGTGGAGACCTCCCGGGCGACCGCCATCGTGGACGGCGTCCGGCGGGCCGCCGCGGACCACATCATCCGGCATCTGGACGTGGCCGAGCCCGGCCTCCGGCTGCGCATGACCGTCCGCATGTGGATCACCTCCGTCGAGGCCGCCTCCCTCATCTGGCTCGACGAGGGCAAGCAGCCGGACGTCGGCGAACTCCGCGACTGGCTCGTCGAACAGTTCGTCGCCTGCCTCCTCGCCACCGCCGGCCGCGACTCCCAGACCGCCGCCGTCATACGGCACGCCCTCACCGTCGAGACCCCCGCGGGCGCCGTCGGCACCCTGGCCCGCCGCATCCTCCCCGTGGTCGGCGACGCCGCCCACCTGCTGTGA
- a CDS encoding AurF N-oxygenase family protein, producing the protein MTTVPSVNPVTSSDSVSEAEVLRDALGLLKDREQVAERLLVSSAKHSFDPDKELDWDAPFEEGKWFWPPELVSLYGTPLWRRMSEEQRIALSQHEAAALASLGIWFEIILMQLLVRHIYDKAATSAHVRYALTEIEDECRHSKMFARLISKGGTPYYPVSRLHQNLGRVFKTISTTPGSFTATLLGEEILDWMQRLTFPDERVQPLLRGVTRIHVVEEARHVRYAREELRRQMVTAPRWSRSFTRVTSGEFARVFAVAFINPDVYSNVGLDQREAVAQVRASAHRRDIMRTGAKRLTDFLDDIGVLQGVGRRMWRSSGLLA; encoded by the coding sequence ATGACTACGGTGCCCTCGGTGAACCCCGTGACCTCGTCGGACTCCGTGTCCGAAGCGGAGGTTCTGCGCGACGCGCTCGGGCTCCTCAAGGACCGGGAGCAGGTGGCCGAGCGGCTGCTCGTCTCCTCCGCGAAGCACTCCTTCGACCCGGACAAGGAGCTGGACTGGGACGCGCCGTTCGAGGAGGGCAAGTGGTTCTGGCCGCCGGAGCTGGTGTCCCTGTACGGGACGCCGCTGTGGCGGCGGATGTCGGAGGAGCAACGGATCGCGCTGTCCCAGCACGAGGCGGCGGCGCTGGCCTCCCTCGGTATCTGGTTCGAGATCATCCTGATGCAGCTGCTCGTGCGGCACATCTACGACAAGGCCGCGACCAGCGCGCACGTCCGCTACGCGCTGACCGAGATCGAGGACGAGTGCCGGCACTCGAAGATGTTCGCCCGGCTGATCAGCAAGGGCGGCACCCCGTACTACCCGGTGAGCCGGCTGCACCAGAACCTGGGCCGCGTCTTCAAGACGATCTCGACGACCCCCGGCTCCTTCACCGCGACCCTCCTCGGCGAGGAGATCCTCGACTGGATGCAGCGCCTGACCTTCCCCGACGAGCGGGTCCAGCCGCTCCTCCGGGGCGTCACCCGCATCCATGTCGTCGAGGAGGCCCGGCACGTCCGCTACGCCCGTGAGGAGCTGCGCCGCCAGATGGTGACGGCCCCCCGCTGGTCCCGGAGCTTCACCCGGGTCACCTCCGGCGAGTTCGCCCGCGTCTTCGCCGTCGCCTTCATCAACCCGGACGTCTACTCGAACGTCGGCCTCGACCAGCGTGAGGCCGTCGCGCAGGTGCGGGCCAGCGCCCACCGTCGCGACATCATGCGGACCGGCGCGAAGCGGCTGACGGACTTCCTGGACGACATCGGGGTCCTCCAGGGTGTCGGGCGCCGTATGTGGAGGTCGTCGGGGTTGCTGGCGTAG
- a CDS encoding ferritin-like domain-containing protein, giving the protein MPTHELYANDPGESRWTVPASGAARFSWEYDDGRERLLALYQKGKDKQWDGQRRIDWELEVDPYDPLGTPDEAMSLYGTPYWAKLTERDKGELRKHYASWQFSQFLHGEQGAMICAARIVESAPDLDAKFYSATQTMDEARHAEIYGRFLHEKIGMLYPINDNLRALLDDTLGDSRWDMPYLGMQVLIEGLALAAFGMIRDTTDKPLPQRILAYVMQDEARHVAFGRMALRDHYRQLTDAELREREEFVIEGCYLMRDRLRGVEVLENFGIPRAEAEEISERSEFLALFRKLLFSRIVPCVKDIGLWGKRLQQAYVDMGVLEMGDSNLDLLMAQDEEIAEKLDAERFAAEERERVAEVRAAIDEGAGGDG; this is encoded by the coding sequence ATGCCGACGCACGAGCTGTACGCGAACGACCCCGGAGAGTCCCGGTGGACGGTGCCCGCGAGCGGAGCGGCACGGTTCAGCTGGGAGTACGACGACGGCCGCGAACGCCTGCTCGCCCTCTACCAGAAGGGCAAGGACAAACAGTGGGACGGGCAGCGGCGCATCGACTGGGAGCTGGAGGTGGATCCGTACGATCCGCTCGGCACCCCGGACGAGGCCATGAGCCTGTACGGCACGCCGTACTGGGCCAAGTTGACCGAGCGCGACAAGGGCGAACTGCGCAAGCACTACGCCTCCTGGCAGTTCAGCCAGTTTCTGCACGGCGAGCAGGGGGCCATGATCTGCGCGGCCCGGATCGTCGAGTCCGCCCCCGATCTCGACGCGAAGTTCTACTCCGCCACCCAGACCATGGACGAGGCCCGGCACGCCGAGATCTACGGCCGCTTCCTGCACGAGAAGATCGGGATGCTCTACCCGATCAACGACAACCTCCGGGCTCTCCTCGACGACACCCTCGGCGACTCCCGCTGGGACATGCCGTACCTCGGCATGCAGGTGCTCATCGAGGGCCTCGCCCTCGCCGCCTTCGGCATGATCCGCGACACCACCGACAAGCCGCTGCCCCAGCGGATCCTCGCCTACGTCATGCAGGACGAGGCCCGGCACGTGGCCTTCGGCCGCATGGCCCTCCGCGACCACTACCGGCAGCTCACCGACGCCGAACTGCGCGAACGCGAGGAGTTCGTCATCGAGGGCTGCTACCTGATGCGCGACCGGCTGCGCGGGGTCGAGGTCCTGGAGAACTTCGGCATCCCCAGGGCGGAGGCCGAGGAGATCAGCGAGCGCTCCGAGTTCCTCGCGCTCTTCCGCAAGCTCCTCTTCAGCCGCATCGTCCCCTGCGTCAAGGACATCGGCCTGTGGGGCAAGCGCCTGCAACAGGCCTACGTCGACATGGGCGTCCTGGAGATGGGCGACTCGAACCTGGATCTGCTCATGGCCCAGGACGAGGAGATCGCGGAGAAGCTGGACGCCGAGCGCTTCGCGGCGGAGGAGCGGGAGCGGGTGGCCGAGGTGCGGGCGGCGATCGATGAGGGGGCGGGTGGCGACGGGTGA
- a CDS encoding DUF3291 domain-containing protein, with product MNPAAYELAQVNIARLQAPLDSPQLKDFVDALDPVNAVADTSDGFVWRLQSDSGNATDIPVLGDEWLVVNMSVWRDCDALTAFMYQGRHRELLSRRREWFERPAEAVTTLWWVPAGHHPTVAEAEERLLHLRAHGPTPYAFTLRTTFPASPAGPVVPDAAALS from the coding sequence GTGAATCCCGCCGCGTACGAACTCGCCCAGGTCAACATCGCCCGCCTCCAAGCACCCCTGGACTCCCCCCAGTTGAAGGACTTCGTCGACGCTCTGGACCCGGTGAACGCGGTAGCCGACACCTCGGACGGCTTCGTCTGGCGCCTCCAGAGCGACTCCGGCAACGCCACGGACATCCCCGTCCTCGGCGACGAGTGGCTGGTCGTCAACATGTCGGTCTGGCGCGACTGCGACGCCCTGACGGCCTTCATGTACCAGGGCCGGCACCGGGAACTGCTGTCCCGCAGGCGGGAGTGGTTCGAGCGCCCGGCCGAGGCGGTCACCACCCTGTGGTGGGTACCGGCCGGCCACCACCCCACCGTTGCCGAAGCGGAGGAACGCCTCCTCCACCTCCGGGCCCACGGCCCGACCCCGTACGCCTTCACCCTGCGCACGACGTTCCCGGCGAGCCCGGCGGGGCCCGTCGTGCCGGACGCCGCTGCCCTCAGCTGA